GAGCGTCAGGGTGCCACGCTGGACGAGTCGGAACTCGCCGTGCTCGCGCGCTCGGTGTTCGAGGCTTCTCTATCCGCTGTCACGCGCTCGTAAACTTCGATCGTGCGATCCGTCAATCGTTCGACCGAGAAGTCCTCGACGCGCCGGCGACCGCCCGCGGCGAGGCGGTCGGCGAGCGCGCGATCGGTCGCCAGACGGACGATGACGTCGCCGAGGGCCTCCGGGTCCTCGCGCTCGGCGAGCAGCCCGGTTTCTCCATCGACGACGATTTCGGGGATGCCTCCGGCTCGCGTGGCGGCGATGGGGCGGCCGAAGGCCATCGCGTCGAGGAGCACGGATCCCATGCCTTCTTCGCGGGAGCTGAGACACGCGACCGAGGCCGCGGCGAGCAGCGAGTCGGCGTCCTCCCGGAATCCTGTCAGGCGGATGACGTCAACCAGCCTGAGCCGCTGGATTTCATCGGTGACTTCCTCCCGAAGCGGGCCGTCACCCACGAGCAGCGCTTGCAAGTTAGGGCTCGCTCGGTTTGCGTACGCCATCGCGCGGACGAAGTTCACAGGATCCTTATGACCGACCAGCTGGGCCACTTGGACGACGAGAGAACGATTCGACGCCACGCCGCATGCGGCGAGCGTCGCGGGCGTCGCCGGGTGGACGGTTCGGTGCACGTCGACCCCATCGGGCACCACCGAGATCCTCGAACGATCGACTCCGCCTGCGACGAGAACGTTCGCGACGGCGTTCGAGACGGCGACGATCTTCGCCGCACGACCGTACTTCCAGCGGGTCCCGGCGTTCGCGCGGAGCGGAAAGTCCACACGCCGCGCGACGACGAGAGGTATTCCGGTGCCGATCGTGGCCATCGCCCCGATCGCGACGGCGTGCGCGGTGTGCGCGTGGACGACTTCGATCCGTCGAGCAAGGATCTCGCGCCGAAGACGCAGCGCGGCGCGCACGTCGAGCTCCGAGGCGGGGGCGCAGTCGACGACGTCGAGGCCCGTCGCCGCGGCCCGCGACGCCAGCGGTTCGCCGTGACGGGCGGCGACCACCGACTCGTGTCCGCGTTTAGCCATCTCGGCGGCGAGCCAGAGCGTTTGTCGCTCGCCGCCACGCCACCCTTTCTCCGTGTCGACGTGCAGCACGCGGATCGTCACGGCGCGCAACTTCCGTCGCTCGGCTCGGTGACGCAAGCGCCGGGACGCAGGCGCGGGCCCCGCACGAGATGACCGGCGTCCCGTTCGCCACACCCGAACGCATCCTGATCGTCGCGTTGGACAACCTGGGCGACCTCGTGTTCTCGTCGGCGCTCGCCCCGCCGCTGCGCGAGGCGTTTCCCAACGCGACAATCGACATCTGGTGCAAGGCGTACACGGCACCGGTCGCGGCGCTCGTGCCGCACGTGCGCCGGGTCATCGCGGCGGATCCCTTCTGGTCTCCGCCCGCCGGCCATTCGCGCGGACCGATGCTGCGCTTCTTCGGCGCGATGAACGAGGTGCGTCAGGGGCAATACGACGTCGCCGTGTTGAGCGAGGCGCCGTGGCGCACGGCGGCGGCCGTCG
The Gemmatimonadaceae bacterium DNA segment above includes these coding regions:
- a CDS encoding glycosyltransferase family 4 protein; its protein translation is MTIRVLHVDTEKGWRGGERQTLWLAAEMAKRGHESVVAARHGEPLASRAAATGLDVVDCAPASELDVRAALRLRREILARRIEVVHAHTAHAVAIGAMATIGTGIPLVVARRVDFPLRANAGTRWKYGRAAKIVAVSNAVANVLVAGGVDRSRISVVPDGVDVHRTVHPATPATLAACGVASNRSLVVQVAQLVGHKDPVNFVRAMAYANRASPNLQALLVGDGPLREEVTDEIQRLRLVDVIRLTGFREDADSLLAAASVACLSSREEGMGSVLLDAMAFGRPIAATRAGGIPEIVVDGETGLLAEREDPEALGDVIVRLATDRALADRLAAGGRRRVEDFSVERLTDRTIEVYERVTADREASNTERASTASSDSSSVAP